GGTGGCATGGGTGTTGGGttgagggagacagaggagggtcCTGGGATGTCTGACCACAAGGGAAGTTGTCCACACATTCCCATAGGCCCTGACACCTTAGGCCCAGTGTCTGGGGTCAGGCTGCCCACCTTTGGGGCCAAACAGGTATCCATAGCAGGGGATGTGGCAGTAGGGTATGCCGTCATGCTGgaacacagaaaaagaatctccTCAGCCTGTCTCTCTTCCTACTTCCGGACTCCTTCCTCCCAATGTCACTTCCATCCCCGCCATGCTCACCTCTGCGTGACTCCCAGCCGTCAAGGTCTTCTTGCAACGTTGGCACCTGAGGCAAGGTCGGTGCCAGTTCCTGCCCAGAGACATCACCTTCTCTGCTGGTGGTGGAGAGAAGTGATGTGTCGTCCATTCCAGGGGCAGGCAAGGCCACCCCCTGCCTCGtcaccctctgccctctgccaccTGTCAGTACTCCTCTTCAAGTCTTCTGTTGGCACTTACCAAAATAGACGGGTTCTCCACATCCAGGGCACAGTGAGGTCTCCCCAGTGAATGTCTTCGTGTAGGGAGGTTCTTTAATGGGAAGAGGCCCCAGCTAGAGCCCTCAACAGAGCCCTCCAGGATCCCCAAATCCATGCATCCGCACCACACCACAGCCCAGGCAGCCATGAAATCTGCCTTCCTTGAGTTCAAGACTCATTCCACCTACTGCCCATCTTCGTTAGGGACCACCTGCTTccttgtctccccccccccccccagggcctCATGAGCCCACCAGTTCAACGTGGCAGTGCTGGGAGTAACTCAAGCACCGGGAAACCTGAGCTGACACAGGAGTTGGCCAGCCAGGGCAGTGGTGTCGGGTGTTGGGGAACCTGGTGTCACTGCCCACTGTGGGGAGCGTAAGGAAGGAACAGGGactagagaagaagctgaggaGCTGGCCCATCCTAAGGAGCCCTCACTTTGGGTCTTTCTTTCTACTGCTCCGGCCAGGGAAGGGGCCCAGGTTCCCGGCCAGCCTTATTTCTGACTTCTCTGGGCGTCTCTTGCAAAATGAGGGTGATCATGCTATCTGTCCAGTTTACCTTTTAAACTCCTCACATGAGAGACTAGAAAAGAACAGGGCCACTGGACTGCTCAGAGCGTCCCAGGCCTGTGGCGCAGAGGGCAGGGTAGATGACGTAGTGTCCACTGCAGCCTGAAGGGTCGGGGGAGCAGAACGGTCGAAGCCCACCTTCACTTACTTTTCTTGGCCCGGGGGAGGCCAGCCCTTGGCCTTGGGGGGCTGAAGTTGCTGGGGCTGAGGACAACTCTGCTGGCAGGGGAGGGAACAGGGAGACTGTAGAGATAGCAACCCACACCACCAGTGTTGACCCCTGTGGAGAGAAGCCGATAAGGGAGGTCAGGCTCTGGTTCCCAGCCACAGGGAGAGTCTTGTGGCCCCTGGCCCCTTCTAGGCTGGAACTCACCTCGAGGTCCAAAGAGAGCCCCATAGCAAGGCTTGTGGCAGTATGGCCTCCCGTTGTGCTGGGCACAGGCAGAGGGCAGGGGTCATTCAGGGCCAAGGGGCCTGCCTCAGAGGCCCTCAGTGTTGGCTGTCAGGTGCAAATGTGCACTGTAACTAGCCTGATGGGTCTGAGAGGGCTGGGTGGTCGGCTAACATGCCAGGACGGCCACTGTGGTCAGGGGTTGAGGGTATGGGTGGGGCACGGAGCAGCCGCTTACCCCTCCCCCAAAGCCGTGGGCCAGCAGCATCACTGAGACTCCCAAATTTTGGCTGGTATGAGGCCTATCAGATGGGTAGCCCCTGAGGTTGCCTTTGGCAGGTTTCCAAGGTTGAAATTGGGGTCTGTCAGGGTGGGGGGTGTGAGAAGGTTGTCACCCTGATCAGGCCTCACCTCTGCATGCCCGCCAGGGGACAAGACGCTGTGACAGTGCTCACATTTCAGGCAGAAACGGTGCCAGTTCTTGCCTAAGGAGCTCACTTTCTCAGCTGTGGGGAACAAGGTGGATCCGGGCTGCAAAGTTCGGTCCAGCGCCAGAGAagccccccttttactaaaaagcTTTCTGGGGGAACCAGCCCGGCCAGTCTCGCTCTCTGGAGACAATGAATAGTACTTCCAGGAGGAAGTTTCAGCCCACCCTGGTGCCTCTTGCCTCAGGCTCTTGGAGGTGTGGCACGCGCTCCgacacggggacacacacacacacacacacacacacacacacacacacacacacacacacagggacccCGGGGGGCTCACGCTTATCTTTACTCCTTGGTCCCAGCCTCACCGAAGTAAACGGGTTGCTGGCACTGCGGACAAGTCCAGCTCATGGTTCTTCACAGGACAGCCTGATCCAAACAGCAACAATAGGCACCCGCAGGTCAGCCCCGCCCCTCCACCAGCCCCGCCCCTCCACCAGCCCCGCCCACTGTCCGGCTTTGCTCTCATCGAGTTGTGGGCGCTCATTGGACACCAAAACCTTAGAGCTGAGGGACAGGGCAATTCATCAATTTACTTTAAAGAACTTAAAAGAATGAGTGGGATCCGGACTTGGAGGGAAGGAGCCCTGAGTTCAATGGCTCCTTTCTAGGTCAgtgaaagaaagcaagcaaggggCAGGCAGGCATTCTTCTAAGTGGTTAATTCCTCCTTAGTGGAGCGGGCCGAGACCAAGGGGCTGTGAAGGCCACCTTTGAAGTAACTCACCCCCTCTGCCTCCATGTTCTTGTTTGTACAAAGAACAGTAACTTGGTAACTGTCTCGTGGCACAGGGCTGTAATGGGAATTGGGTAAATTAATCTCAACAGTGCCTGGCATATAACTGCTATGCAAGGGCTATGAAGAGTCCCTTAAAGGAACTCATAAGCCAGTTTCTAAGTCCCCAAATGTGGTGCTGCATACAATCTATGGCTTGCTCATAAGATGATCACACTTGTTAAATGTGGAAGTTTCAGTTAAACACCAGCCACATATTTCTAACTTAGTTAAAGCCTTTAAAGTGTTGTGTAGTCACTGATGACTATACAGGATGAATGGATAGTTC
This DNA window, taken from Peromyscus maniculatus bairdii isolate BWxNUB_F1_BW_parent chromosome 21, HU_Pman_BW_mat_3.1, whole genome shotgun sequence, encodes the following:
- the Crip3 gene encoding cysteine-rich protein 3: MSWTCPQCQQPVYFAEKVSSLGKNWHRFCLKCEHCHSVLSPGGHAEHNGRPYCHKPCYGALFGPRGVNTGGVGCYLYSLPVPSPASRVVLSPSNFSPPRPRAGLPRAKKKPPYTKTFTGETSLCPGCGEPVYFAEKVMSLGRNWHRPCLRCQRCKKTLTAGSHAEHDGIPYCHIPCYGYLFGPKGVNIGNVGCYIYDPVEIRSK